Sequence from the Fictibacillus arsenicus genome:
AGTTGTAGCTCCAGTATTGGCACTTTCTCTAAGCTTTGACCACCGTCTGATCGATGGTGCAACTGCACAAAATGCATTGAATCACATTAAGCGTTTGTTGAACGATCCACAACTATTAGTAATGGAGGCGTAATTCGATGGTAGTAGGAGATTTTCCAATTGAGTTAGACACACTTGTAATTGGTTCAGGTCCTGGGGGATATGTAGCGGCAATTCGCGCTGCACAATTAGGACAAAAAGTGGCTATTGCGGAAAAGGCAGAAATGGGAGGCGTTTGCTTAAACGTCGGATGTATTCCATCTAAAGCTCTTATCAATGCAGGTCACCGTGTTGAACATGCGAAGCACTCTGAAGACATGGGGATTAAAGCTGAAAACGTAACAGTTGATTTCAGCAAAGTTCAAGAATGGAAAGCTGGCATCGTTAAGAAGCTTACTGGCGGTGTTGAAGGGCTTTTAAAAGGGAATAAAGTTGAAATCATCCGTGGTGAAGCTTATTTCGTAAATGAAAACACAGTTCGTATCATGGACGAGAAGAACTCTCAGACATATACGTTTAAAAACGCGATTATTGCAACAGGCTCCCGTCCGATTGAAATTCCAGGCTTCAAATGGAGCGACCGTGTAATTTCTTCCACTGGTGCGCTGGCTCTTAAAGAAGTTCCTAAGAAGCTTGTTGTTATCGGCGGAGGATATATTGGAATGGAGCTTGGAACGGCTTATGCAAACTTCGGTACTGAAGTAACAATCCTTGAAGGCGGAAAACAAATCCTTCCAGGTTTCGAAAAGCAAATGAGTCAAGTAGTTTCTAAGCGCTTAAAGAAAAAAGGCAATGTGGAAGTATTTACTGAAGCAATGGCAAAAGGCGTAGAAGAATCGAAAGACGGTGTTAAAGTTACTGCTGAAATCAAAGGGGAGTCAAAAACTTTTGAAGCAGATTATGTTCTTGTAACAGTTGGACGCCGTCCAAACACTGAAGAACTTGGTCTTGAGCAAGTTGGTGTTGAAATGACTGAACGCGGTCTTATCAAAATCAACAAGAAAGCTCAAACAAGCGTTAACGGGATCTACGCAATCGGTGATGTTGTAGAAGGTCCAGCACTTGCACATAAAGCTTCTTATGAAGGTAAAGTAGCAGCTGAAGTAATCAGCGGACATGCGGCAGAAATTGATTACTTGGCAATTCCGGCTGTAGTATTCACAGACCCAGAACTAGCTTCTGTAGGTTATGATGAAAAATCAGCTAAAGAAGCAGGCTATGAAGTGAAAGCTTCTAAATTCCCATTTGCAGCAAATGGACGAGCTTTATCTATGAACGAAACAGATGGCTTCATGAAGCTTATCACTCGTAAAGAAGATGGACTTGTTTTAGGAGCTCAAATTGCTGGCGGAAACGCATCTGATATGATCGCAGAACTAGGATTAGCTATTGAAGCAGGGATGACTGCAGAAGATATCGCTATGACAATTCATGCGCATCCAACTTTCGGAGAGATTTCCATGGAAGCAGCTGAAGTTGCAATCGGACTTCCTGTTCACATCGTAAAATAAAACATTTAAACCCCCTTGTATACCGCGAAAGCGGCTTACAAGGGGGTTTTTTTTGATTTTCACATATAATATGAATCTCTTCATAACATTTAGTATAAAGATATACGTGGAGGATGCTATGAATGTATTGATGTGTATTATCATTCAAATTCTGGTATGGTGCGGATATTCGTTAGTTCTTTATCTGTCGCATCATGATCATTCTTTTTATGAAACGGTGCTCTTGGTTATGTTTTCTTATTTTAATTTTCTTATCGCTGTG
This genomic interval carries:
- the lpdA gene encoding dihydrolipoyl dehydrogenase, translating into MVVGDFPIELDTLVIGSGPGGYVAAIRAAQLGQKVAIAEKAEMGGVCLNVGCIPSKALINAGHRVEHAKHSEDMGIKAENVTVDFSKVQEWKAGIVKKLTGGVEGLLKGNKVEIIRGEAYFVNENTVRIMDEKNSQTYTFKNAIIATGSRPIEIPGFKWSDRVISSTGALALKEVPKKLVVIGGGYIGMELGTAYANFGTEVTILEGGKQILPGFEKQMSQVVSKRLKKKGNVEVFTEAMAKGVEESKDGVKVTAEIKGESKTFEADYVLVTVGRRPNTEELGLEQVGVEMTERGLIKINKKAQTSVNGIYAIGDVVEGPALAHKASYEGKVAAEVISGHAAEIDYLAIPAVVFTDPELASVGYDEKSAKEAGYEVKASKFPFAANGRALSMNETDGFMKLITRKEDGLVLGAQIAGGNASDMIAELGLAIEAGMTAEDIAMTIHAHPTFGEISMEAAEVAIGLPVHIVK